The proteins below are encoded in one region of Vulpes lagopus strain Blue_001 chromosome 10, ASM1834538v1, whole genome shotgun sequence:
- the ACOT13 gene encoding acyl-coenzyme A thioesterase 13, with amino-acid sequence MSRLMQNVLDLMKSMTSAPGFDRVLEKVTLVSAAPGKVICEMKVESNHANKYGTLHGGLTATLVDNISTLALLCTERGVPGVSVDMNITYMSPAKIGEDIVITAHILKQGKTLAFTSVDLMNKTTGKLVAQGRHTKHLGNQDQHVNRKTPNNKDQV; translated from the exons ATGAGCCGCCTGATGCAGAACGTGCTGGACTTGATGAAGTCGATGACTTCTGCCCCCGGCTTTGACAGAGTTCTGGAAAAG gTGACTCTTGTCTCTGCTGCCCCTGGGAAAGTGATTTGTGAAATGAAAGTAGAAAGCAACCATGCCAATAAATACGGCACTCTCCATGGTGGTTTGACAGCCACCCTAGTGGACAACATATCAACGTTGGCTCTGCTGTGCACAGAAAGGGGAGTACCCGGAGTCAGTGTGGATATGAACATAAC GTACATGTCCCCTGCAAAAATAGGAGAAGACATAGTGATAACAGCACATATTCTGAAGCAAGGGAAAACACTTGCATTTACCTCTGTGGATCTGATGAACAAGACCACGGGAAAATTGGTAGCACAAGGCAGACACACAAAACACCTGGGAAACCAAGACCAGCATGTTAACCGGAAGACACCCAACAACAAAGACCAAGTGTAA